The following proteins are encoded in a genomic region of Ornithodoros turicata isolate Travis chromosome 6, ASM3712646v1, whole genome shotgun sequence:
- the LOC135398410 gene encoding uncharacterized protein LOC135398410, with protein sequence MSIKEHLQYDSRSDTVYGFADTGKERNSQMANSALLVALSGLTKAWVQPLCYLFSKSTVSADTLQDLIQDLIRQLQTLDISVKAVVCDQGASNCALSRKLQISPTKPYFCVDESKVYFIFDPPHLMKTTRNLLLKHDLQIGDAQEKVQWSFIKQYYESDHPLKVRLSPKLTDNHIHPTAFKRMKVKLATQVLSNSVSTGIAVLISVGCMPPAATETSEFLLKMDQLFDCLNSSSVEQSDDKKMRYAMNNSTKHKELLESAAQWIAKWKFDSDRQPPTVRGWQITIRAVLALWEDLHQNFGFEHLLTRRLNQDPLENMFGQFRQMHGCNETPNAFQFVSSLKHTLAGRLMKLPSRGNCEADTTELLNDLLSMPVSSTADIPCEPDSSQGMPADDEMETEHEMHVVQEPDNIIEANAQYAYAGSLVHSFLKNSKCTNCPSLLRAAETYARKYSAPTSFIDNVIVVGHGKWEYICLAIEESVVGTQTKGSVSLGGDCDGRGKWKTVYQQCDNRRVRETQLGKL encoded by the exons ATGTCCATCAAGGAGCATCTGCAGTACGATTCCAGATCAGACACAGTTTACGGCTTTGCAGACACTGGAAAAGAAAGGAACTcccagatggcaaattcagCTTTGCTTGTCGCACTCTCAGGGTTAACAAAAGCATGGGTCCAGCCCCTGTGTTATCTTTTTTCCAAGTCTACCGTGTCAGCAGACACACTGCAAGATTTGATTCAGGACCTTATTCGACAGCTTCAAACATTGGATATCTCTGTGAAAGCGGTTGTCTGTGACCAGGGTGCCAGCAACTGTGCATTGTCTAGAAAACTTCAGATCTCCCCTACCAAACCTTACTTCTGTGTCGATGAATCCAAAgtatattttatttttgatcCACCACATTTAATGAAAACCACACGGAACCTGCTGTTGAAGCATGACCTACAGATCGGGGATGCTCAAGAGAAGGTTCAGTGGTCCTTCATTAAACAGTACTATGAATCAGACCACCCCCTAAAGGTCCGACTGTCGCCAAAGTTGACAGACAACCACATTCACCCCACAGCTTTCAAACGTATGAAGGTCAAGCTTGCGACGCAAGTACTGAGCAATAGTGTTTCCACTGGGATCGCTGTCCTTATTAGCGTGGGATGTATGCCTCCAGCAGCCACTGAGACTTCAGAATTCCTCCTTAAGATGGATCAACTGTTTGACTGTTTAAACAGTTCATCTGTCGAACAGAGTGACGACAAAAAGATGAGATATGCAATGAACAATTCAACGAAACATAAGGAGTTACTAGAGTCTGCAGCCCAGTGGATTGCAAAGTGGAAATTTGACAGTGATAGGCAACCTCCTACTGTAAGGGGGTGGCAGATCACGATTCGCGCAGTACTTGCATTGTGGGAAGATCTTCACCAAAATTTTGGTTTTGAACATCTGCTGACACGGAGGCTCAACCAGGACCCCCTGGAAAACATGTTCGGTCAATTCCGGCAAATGCACGGGTGCAATGAAACACCAAACGCGTTTCAGTTTGTGTCAAGCCTCAAGCATACCCTTGCAGGGAGGCTCATGAAGCTTCCAAGCAGGGGGAATTGCGAGGCTGATACAACTGAGCTTTTAAATGACTTGTTGAGCATGCCGGTTTCTTCAACTGCAGACAttccctgtgagcctgacagcTCACAAGGGATGCCTGCAGATGATGAAATGGAGACTGAACATGAGATGCATGTTGTGCAGGAGCCTGACAACATTATTGAGGCTAATGCACAGTatgcatacgcgggatccttgGTTCACTCTTTCTTAAAGAACTCAAAATGTACAAACTGTCCAAGCTTGTTGAGGGCTGCAG AGACCTATGCACGAAAATACAGTGCTCCCACCAGTTTCATTGATAATGTCATCGTCGTTGGGCATGGGAAATGGGAATATATCTGTCTGGCGATTGAGGAGTCTGTAGTCGGTACACAGACGAAAGGAAGCGTCAGCCTTGGGGGCGATTGTGATGGGCGAGGCAAATG GAAGACCGTGTATCAGCAGTGCGACAACCGAAGAGTCAGGGAGACACAGCTCGGCAAGTTGTAG